One genomic segment of Desulfomicrobium sp. ZS1 includes these proteins:
- the ltrA gene encoding group II intron reverse transcriptase/maturase, giving the protein MLQTPDKIRTFQRKLYFKAKQEPAFRFYALYDKICRADILAHAYRLVRANQGSAGIDGVTFASIEATMGRAAFLAEIRELLVTHTYCASPVKRVLIPKADGSKRPLGIPIIRDRVVQMAAKLVIEPIFEADFCKHSYGFRPKKSAHMAVDAITYALNTGHTQVIDADLSKYFDTIPHDKLMLLVASRIADGQVLHLVQMWLKAPVVEEGGDGKRRNIGGGRKNRKGTPQGGVISPLLANVYLHILDRVWERNSLHRKLGALLVRYADDFVVLCKQGTDQPMQAIRVILSRLELTLNETKTHVVDAISEKFDFLGYAIRMEKSGRTGRLYAHVQPARKSIQKIKDRITALTSRSRTVLHMESVVGGVNTTLRGWVNYFHYGNCSRCLEKVRAHVEQRIRTHLCKRHGQTRYEGYHEYPNHVLYSRYGLYKVPTSAGWTKAHALK; this is encoded by the coding sequence GTGCTACAAACTCCGGATAAGATCAGGACGTTTCAGAGGAAGCTGTACTTCAAGGCCAAACAGGAACCGGCCTTTCGCTTCTACGCCTTGTACGACAAGATCTGCCGGGCGGACATCCTCGCTCATGCCTACAGACTTGTCCGGGCCAACCAGGGCAGCGCCGGCATCGACGGCGTGACCTTTGCGTCCATCGAGGCCACCATGGGAAGGGCCGCCTTTCTGGCGGAAATCAGGGAATTACTTGTCACGCATACCTATTGTGCAAGCCCGGTAAAAAGGGTGCTGATTCCCAAGGCGGACGGATCAAAGCGTCCACTGGGAATACCCATCATTCGGGACAGGGTGGTGCAAATGGCGGCGAAGCTGGTCATCGAGCCGATCTTCGAAGCGGACTTCTGCAAACACTCTTACGGGTTTCGACCCAAGAAATCAGCGCATATGGCGGTTGACGCGATTACCTACGCGCTGAACACGGGGCATACTCAAGTTATAGATGCGGATTTATCCAAGTACTTTGATACGATCCCTCACGATAAACTCATGCTGCTGGTGGCCAGTCGCATTGCGGACGGGCAGGTTTTGCATCTCGTCCAGATGTGGCTCAAGGCTCCGGTGGTGGAGGAAGGTGGGGATGGAAAACGGAGAAACATCGGCGGCGGTCGGAAGAATCGGAAGGGTACTCCGCAAGGCGGAGTAATCTCCCCGCTTTTGGCCAATGTTTACCTCCATATTCTGGATCGTGTATGGGAGAGGAACAGTCTGCACAGGAAACTTGGTGCCCTGCTGGTCAGATATGCGGATGACTTTGTTGTCCTGTGCAAGCAGGGAACGGATCAGCCGATGCAAGCGATCCGCGTTATTCTGTCCCGGCTGGAACTCACTCTGAATGAAACGAAGACCCATGTGGTTGACGCCATTTCGGAAAAGTTCGACTTTCTTGGTTACGCAATTCGCATGGAAAAAAGTGGAAGAACAGGTCGCCTGTACGCTCACGTGCAGCCTGCCAGAAAATCCATACAGAAGATTAAGGATCGAATCACAGCGCTAACATCACGATCTCGAACGGTGCTGCATATGGAGTCCGTCGTCGGAGGAGTAAACACAACCCTTCGGGGCTGGGTGAACTACTTCCACTATGGGAATTGCAGCCGGTGCCTGGAAAAAGTGCGAGCACATGTGGAGCAGCGGATACGAACACACCTGTGCAAAAGGCATGGGCAGACACGCTATGAGGGGTATCACGAATATCCCAACCACGTGCTCTACAGTCGGTATGGTCTGTACAAGGTTCCCACGTCCGCCGGATGGACGAAAGCGCATGCCTTGAAGTGA
- a CDS encoding transposase gives MVRPLRIEFPGAIYHVTSRGNAQASIFLDDIDRSTFLAVLGLTMRRFNVICHAYCLMTNHFHLLLETPDANLSKAIRQFNSVYTQAFNRRHGRVGHVLQGRFKSIVVDRDAYLLELCRYIVLNPVRAGMVKDPGKYPWSSYRATAGLGKKPDFLAVNWILEQFGADRVQARKEYRLFVKSGIDAGSPWNDLKGQCLLGDDPFLEKLFPLLKDKSALKEIPRVQRFADRPALDDILHGIQDRTQRNAAIFKACQEYGYTQAQIATATGLHYSTVSKIIKKIG, from the coding sequence ATGGTACGACCACTCCGCATAGAATTTCCGGGAGCCATCTATCATGTGACATCCCGGGGCAACGCCCAGGCTTCCATTTTTCTGGACGACATCGACAGGAGCACCTTCCTCGCAGTCCTCGGACTGACGATGCGCCGCTTCAACGTGATCTGTCATGCGTATTGTCTGATGACCAACCACTTCCATCTGCTGCTTGAGACTCCAGACGCTAATCTGTCAAAGGCCATACGTCAGTTCAACAGCGTCTACACGCAGGCGTTCAACCGGCGGCACGGCCGGGTTGGTCACGTGCTGCAAGGGCGGTTCAAATCCATTGTCGTTGACCGGGACGCCTATCTTCTCGAACTGTGCAGGTACATCGTCCTGAACCCGGTCAGGGCCGGGATGGTCAAGGATCCTGGCAAGTACCCGTGGTCCAGTTACCGGGCTACGGCAGGTCTCGGAAAGAAGCCGGATTTTCTGGCTGTGAACTGGATTCTGGAGCAATTCGGTGCTGATCGCGTCCAGGCCCGGAAAGAGTACCGTCTCTTTGTCAAGTCAGGCATTGATGCGGGATCGCCCTGGAATGACCTCAAAGGACAATGCCTGCTCGGAGACGACCCGTTTCTGGAGAAACTCTTTCCCTTGCTCAAGGACAAAAGCGCCTTGAAGGAAATTCCTCGTGTGCAACGCTTTGCCGACCGACCAGCTCTGGATGATATTTTACATGGCATTCAAGACCGGACTCAACGTAACGCAGCCATCTTCAAGGCTTGCCAGGAGTATGGATATACCCAAGCGCAAATTGCCACTGCCACAGGACTGCACTATTCAACAGTGAGTAAAATCATCAAGAAAATTGGGTAA
- a CDS encoding ZIP family metal transporter, whose product MDYTFWTALWTSVLAATVTTLGICTIRKFRSWGQRNTTYFMCFAAGVLISAPFLHIIPKSFAMTPHAPAWLLAGFFGLHLFNRFLTAFVCEKDPDRQEFAIGLIPMMGIGLHSFIDGFIYSITFTVSIFTGVIATFGMVLHEFPEGIITYLLLLKGGASERTAMLLAFFAAAATTPLGMLISYPAVRSIDRETLGALLALSAGALVYVGATHLLPRAEQDKKKYSLLALAGGVLAAVLIVLSKA is encoded by the coding sequence ATGGATTACACCTTCTGGACGGCCCTGTGGACCAGCGTTCTGGCGGCAACTGTGACCACCCTCGGTATCTGCACCATCCGCAAATTCCGCTCCTGGGGACAGAGAAACACGACCTACTTCATGTGCTTCGCCGCCGGCGTGCTCATTTCCGCGCCCTTTCTGCACATAATCCCCAAGTCTTTCGCCATGACACCTCATGCGCCCGCCTGGCTCCTGGCCGGGTTCTTTGGACTGCATCTCTTCAACCGCTTCCTGACCGCCTTTGTATGCGAAAAGGACCCGGACAGGCAGGAATTCGCCATCGGCCTCATCCCCATGATGGGCATCGGCCTGCACTCCTTTATCGACGGGTTCATCTATTCCATTACCTTCACGGTAAGCATCTTCACGGGGGTCATCGCCACCTTCGGCATGGTGTTGCACGAATTTCCCGAAGGCATCATCACCTATCTCCTGCTCCTTAAAGGCGGCGCCTCAGAACGCACGGCCATGCTCCTGGCCTTTTTCGCCGCAGCCGCCACCACGCCGCTAGGGATGCTGATTTCCTACCCCGCCGTAAGGAGCATCGACCGCGAGACCCTTGGGGCCTTGCTGGCCCTTTCAGCCGGAGCCCTGGTTTACGTCGGGGCCACGCACCTTCTCCCAAGGGCGGAACAGGACAAAAAAAAATACAGCCTGCTCGCCCTGGCCGGCGGAGTACTGGCGGCTGTCCTCATTGTCCTGTCCAAAGCATGA
- a CDS encoding CGGC domain-containing protein translates to MSKIGIIRCEKNETKCPLTSCFKALSSATEGFTGCEEPEIAGVFTCRCPGENVADLARILKSKGAERVHFCTCLFSHKEKDGWALGTGFCEDVDRLVRQAADAAGIPCVKGTAHLPHGYVPEVVE, encoded by the coding sequence ATGTCCAAAATAGGCATCATCCGTTGTGAAAAAAATGAAACCAAGTGCCCTCTGACCTCCTGTTTCAAGGCGCTTTCCTCGGCCACGGAAGGCTTTACGGGCTGCGAGGAGCCGGAAATCGCGGGCGTTTTCACCTGTCGATGTCCGGGCGAAAACGTGGCAGACTTGGCCAGGATACTCAAAAGCAAGGGAGCCGAACGCGTCCACTTCTGCACCTGCCTGTTTTCGCACAAGGAGAAGGATGGATGGGCACTGGGCACCGGCTTTTGCGAGGATGTGGACCGGCTCGTCCGCCAAGCCGCCGATGCGGCGGGAATCCCCTGCGTCAAGGGCACTGCGCACCTGCCGCATGGATATGTTCCGGAAGTGGTCGAATAA
- a CDS encoding iron-sulfur cluster assembly scaffold protein produces MGDDLDRIIEAMQNTINEDTRAAWGEEAYERWVNPPNMGSMTDAHGTAELRGTCGDSMVISLKFDGDRVCAASFETDGCGPSVVCGSLAAEMAVGKTAEELIDITGEMVLARAGQIPEDHHHCAFLAVSTLHEALSRYMRLVLEKN; encoded by the coding sequence ATGGGCGACGATCTGGACCGCATCATTGAGGCCATGCAGAATACGATAAATGAAGACACGCGCGCGGCCTGGGGCGAGGAAGCTTACGAGCGCTGGGTCAACCCGCCCAACATGGGGTCCATGACCGACGCCCACGGCACGGCGGAACTGCGCGGCACCTGCGGCGACAGCATGGTCATCTCGCTCAAATTCGACGGCGACCGGGTCTGCGCGGCATCTTTTGAAACGGACGGCTGCGGCCCCAGCGTGGTCTGCGGCTCCCTGGCGGCGGAAATGGCAGTGGGCAAAACGGCCGAAGAACTTATCGACATCACCGGCGAAATGGTCCTGGCCAGGGCCGGTCAGATCCCGGAGGACCATCATCACTGCGCTTTTCTGGCCGTCTCGACGCTGCACGAGGCTTTAAGCAGATACATGCGTTTGGTCCTTGAAAAGAATTGA
- a CDS encoding DUF5320 domain-containing protein has translation MPAGNGTGPMGMGSMTGRGAGYCSGSGMPGYANAGGFGGGGFGFGGGRGRRNRFFAAAPQGRFARQGAVDPATEQQVLKNQAEALQSQLEAIQKRLAEIK, from the coding sequence ATGCCAGCTGGTAACGGAACGGGCCCCATGGGTATGGGCTCCATGACAGGACGCGGTGCCGGATATTGCTCCGGTTCCGGGATGCCGGGTTACGCAAATGCCGGAGGATTCGGCGGTGGCGGATTCGGTTTTGGCGGCGGCAGAGGCCGCAGAAATCGCTTTTTTGCGGCAGCGCCGCAGGGTCGCTTCGCACGGCAGGGAGCCGTTGACCCTGCCACGGAGCAACAGGTGCTGAAAAATCAGGCCGAGGCTCTACAATCGCAACTGGAAGCCATCCAGAAACGCTTGGCGGAAATCAAATAG
- a CDS encoding methyltransferase domain-containing protein: MTAISTDTLANILFRLHWEEHGVRHEDSFYAQNVNLWRDVFPAGLEKEILGMKAGESRHVELEPGVHVPVRDMRKVMTVPRKAFKVAADQPGIVPIQGRFYPQGMLRGVPGIYPQNIQPFRVINMDEDMLTVDLNHPMADLEARLEIAPLAVWPKTAEFGGQCQDWICALTDGPGLKRKDKKGTNFGLDAPLDKALGMNDAVFYATPRKVAHVDSQARENIAKVYSRLLPGRKRILDLMASWQSHLPEGVTATGLGMNAEEMSENPALSSHVVHDLNADPALPFADRAFDAVICSLSVEYLARPLEVFREIARVLEPGGLCVMVFSHRWFPDQAVRIWTELHEFERTGLVTEYFRESGLFKDLATLSERGWPRPMDARDRYYPMIQHSDPVHAVWGVAK; this comes from the coding sequence ATGACCGCCATTTCCACCGATACCCTGGCCAACATCCTGTTCCGCCTGCACTGGGAAGAGCATGGGGTGCGCCACGAAGACAGTTTTTATGCCCAGAACGTGAACCTGTGGCGGGATGTTTTTCCTGCCGGGCTTGAGAAGGAGATTCTGGGAATGAAGGCGGGAGAGTCCCGCCATGTCGAGCTTGAACCCGGCGTGCATGTGCCGGTGCGCGACATGCGAAAAGTCATGACCGTGCCGCGTAAGGCCTTCAAGGTTGCGGCCGATCAGCCGGGTATTGTCCCGATTCAGGGGCGTTTTTACCCCCAGGGAATGCTACGCGGAGTGCCCGGCATCTATCCGCAAAACATTCAGCCTTTTCGCGTCATCAACATGGACGAGGACATGCTGACCGTTGATCTCAATCATCCCATGGCCGATCTTGAGGCCAGGCTCGAGATTGCTCCGCTCGCGGTCTGGCCCAAGACGGCGGAATTTGGCGGGCAATGCCAGGACTGGATCTGCGCCCTGACCGATGGGCCTGGTCTCAAGCGCAAGGACAAGAAGGGCACGAATTTTGGATTGGACGCACCCCTGGATAAGGCGCTTGGGATGAATGACGCCGTGTTTTACGCCACGCCGCGCAAGGTCGCCCATGTGGACAGCCAGGCGCGCGAAAACATCGCCAAGGTCTATTCGCGCCTTTTGCCGGGCAGAAAACGCATCCTGGATCTCATGGCCAGCTGGCAGTCCCATCTGCCGGAAGGTGTTACGGCCACGGGCCTGGGCATGAACGCGGAGGAGATGAGCGAGAATCCGGCCCTGTCGTCCCACGTGGTGCATGACTTGAACGCCGACCCGGCCCTGCCTTTCGCGGACCGCGCTTTCGACGCCGTGATATGCAGCCTGTCTGTGGAATATCTGGCCCGCCCTCTGGAGGTTTTCCGCGAGATCGCGCGGGTGCTCGAACCCGGCGGGCTTTGCGTCATGGTTTTTTCGCACCGCTGGTTTCCGGATCAGGCCGTGCGGATCTGGACCGAGCTGCACGAGTTCGAGCGGACTGGACTGGTCACGGAATATTTTCGAGAGAGCGGGCTCTTCAAGGATTTGGCCACCCTTTCGGAGCGCGGCTGGCCCCGGCCTATGGACGCACGGGATCGCTATTATCCCATGATCCAGCATTCCGACCCTGTGCATGCGGTCTGGGGTGTGGCGAAGTGA
- a CDS encoding ferredoxin has product MNMVEVALNQPCCSGCLACVELAPEFFAYDEAAHVAVILKNPCEEDLARKVVAYCPDDCIEIIE; this is encoded by the coding sequence ATGAACATGGTGGAAGTGGCTCTGAACCAGCCCTGCTGTTCCGGATGTCTGGCCTGCGTGGAGCTGGCCCCGGAGTTTTTCGCCTATGACGAGGCCGCGCATGTGGCCGTGATCCTCAAAAACCCCTGCGAGGAAGACCTGGCCCGCAAGGTCGTGGCCTACTGCCCGGACGACTGCATCGAGATCATCGAATAG
- a CDS encoding pyridoxal phosphate-dependent aminotransferase: MNECRINPCCQSLSSFKVMDVLERACALEKEGRDIVHLQIGEPDFDTPECVKDAACKAIRDGRCQYTHSLGIIELREAICANYHAKYGVAVHPDQVLVTSGTSPSMLLAFSLLLQPGDRVLLSDPSYACYPNFIRFAGAVPDFVPVREEDGFQFRVDQVKERMGEDVRGILVNSPSNPTGTLVSPEVYCGLAELGVPLFSDEIYHGLVYEGQEHTALEFTDNCFVFNGFSKLYAMTGWRLGYVIAPKGYMKRLQTMQQNFFLCTSSIAQWAGVAALTQAGPDVTRMKAIYDQRRKHMIGRLRELGFGIKVEPTGAFYVFANAKKYTNDSMRFTFDLLERAGVGVAPGVDFGPGGEGYIRFSYANSIENIEEGMRRLEKYLGGLK, translated from the coding sequence ATGAATGAATGCCGCATCAACCCATGCTGCCAGAGCTTAAGTTCCTTCAAGGTCATGGACGTGCTGGAGCGGGCCTGCGCGCTGGAGAAAGAGGGCCGGGATATCGTGCATCTGCAGATCGGCGAGCCCGACTTCGACACGCCCGAGTGCGTCAAGGACGCCGCCTGCAAGGCCATCCGCGACGGTCGCTGTCAATATACCCATTCTCTGGGCATCATCGAGCTGCGCGAGGCCATCTGCGCGAACTATCATGCCAAGTACGGGGTGGCGGTCCATCCGGATCAGGTGCTTGTCACCTCGGGCACGTCGCCGTCCATGCTGCTGGCCTTTTCGCTGCTGCTGCAGCCCGGCGACCGGGTGCTGCTCTCGGACCCCAGCTATGCCTGTTATCCCAATTTCATCCGCTTCGCCGGGGCGGTGCCCGATTTTGTGCCCGTGCGCGAGGAGGACGGATTCCAGTTCCGCGTGGACCAGGTCAAGGAGCGCATGGGCGAGGATGTGCGCGGCATTCTGGTCAATTCGCCATCCAACCCCACGGGCACCCTGGTCAGCCCCGAGGTCTACTGCGGCCTGGCCGAGCTGGGCGTGCCGCTCTTCTCCGACGAGATCTACCACGGGCTTGTCTATGAGGGGCAGGAGCACACCGCCCTTGAATTCACGGACAACTGTTTTGTTTTCAACGGCTTCTCCAAACTCTACGCCATGACCGGCTGGCGGCTCGGCTATGTCATCGCGCCCAAGGGCTATATGAAGCGCCTGCAGACCATGCAGCAGAATTTTTTTCTGTGCACCAGCTCCATCGCCCAGTGGGCCGGGGTGGCCGCCCTAACCCAGGCCGGTCCGGACGTGACACGCATGAAGGCCATCTATGACCAGCGCCGCAAGCACATGATCGGCAGGCTGCGCGAGCTTGGCTTCGGCATCAAGGTCGAGCCCACGGGAGCCTTCTACGTATTCGCCAATGCCAAGAAATACACGAACGATTCCATGCGCTTCACTTTCGACCTGCTTGAGAGGGCCGGAGTCGGCGTGGCGCCGGGAGTGGATTTCGGGCCGGGAGGCGAGGGCTACATCCGCTTTTCCTATGCCAACTCCATCGAGAACATCGAAGAAGGCATGCGTCGGCTTGAAAAATATCTGGGAGGCCTCAAATGA
- the ychF gene encoding redox-regulated ATPase YchF — MGLSIGIVGLPNVGKSTLFNALTKAQNAESANYPFCTIEPNKAVVPVPDPRLAKLVELVNSQKIIQATVDFIDIAGLVKGASKGEGLGNQFLANIRECDAILHVVRCFENDDVIHVDGSVNPIRDIEVIDTELILADLQAVERKAERLSKQIRGDKRLAPQLDLLQKLTAHLNTGKPASELEELKSDLGQELRKDLLLITFKPVIFGMNVDEAGLGEDNDFVKQVRELAAARGARSVKISARIEEELVGLTPEEAQEFLSSYGVSESGLDLIIRTGYEMLGLCSYFTAGPKEVRAWTIHQGCKAPQGAGVIHTDFERGFIRAEVIAYDDYVKHGTEAKCRAAGVLRVEGKEYVLKDGDVVHFLFNV; from the coding sequence ATGGGACTGAGCATAGGCATCGTGGGCCTGCCCAATGTGGGCAAATCCACTCTTTTCAACGCGCTGACCAAGGCCCAGAATGCCGAAAGCGCCAACTACCCCTTCTGCACCATCGAGCCCAACAAGGCCGTAGTGCCGGTGCCGGACCCGCGTCTGGCCAAACTCGTCGAACTGGTGAATTCGCAGAAGATCATCCAAGCCACGGTGGACTTCATCGACATCGCCGGGCTGGTCAAAGGCGCGAGTAAGGGCGAGGGGCTCGGGAACCAGTTCCTGGCCAACATCCGCGAATGCGACGCCATCCTGCACGTGGTGCGCTGCTTCGAAAACGACGACGTCATCCATGTCGACGGGTCCGTCAACCCCATCCGCGACATCGAGGTCATCGACACGGAACTGATCCTGGCCGACCTGCAGGCCGTGGAGCGCAAGGCCGAGCGCCTGTCCAAGCAGATCCGGGGCGACAAGCGCCTTGCTCCCCAGCTGGACCTGCTGCAAAAGCTCACGGCCCACCTGAACACGGGCAAACCGGCCTCGGAACTCGAAGAGCTCAAAAGCGACCTGGGACAGGAGCTGCGCAAGGACCTGCTGCTGATCACCTTCAAGCCGGTCATCTTCGGCATGAACGTGGACGAGGCGGGCCTTGGCGAGGACAACGATTTCGTCAAGCAGGTCCGGGAACTGGCTGCGGCCAGAGGCGCCCGCAGCGTTAAGATTTCCGCCCGCATCGAGGAAGAGCTGGTCGGCCTGACCCCGGAGGAAGCCCAGGAATTCCTGTCATCCTACGGAGTGAGCGAATCGGGCCTGGACCTGATCATTCGCACCGGCTACGAGATGCTCGGCCTGTGCTCCTACTTCACCGCCGGCCCCAAGGAGGTCCGCGCCTGGACCATTCACCAGGGCTGCAAGGCTCCCCAGGGCGCGGGCGTGATCCACACGGATTTCGAGCGAGGCTTCATCCGGGCCGAGGTCATCGCCTACGACGATTACGTCAAGCACGGCACCGAAGCCAAATGCCGGGCCGCCGGAGTGCTGCGGGTCGAGGGCAAGGAATACGTCTTGAAAGACGGGGACGTGGTGCACTTCCTCTTCAACGTCTAG
- a CDS encoding RNA methyltransferase gives MLENIDVILFRPKYPENIGSVARACLNMGCGQIVLVDPWNWDQGKALPLATHHAGHLLENIRIHGTLAEALAPYSFAYGTTARTGGWRQGIQTPEEAAPRIVEQRNAGGTIAIVFGPEDKGLTNEETDLCNQLLTIPTTDNLTSLNLSQAVMVVLYECFKKSLAKPFKVAGQPKDRYINSEEREVLFNQLRETLIEIDFLNKDNPEYFMLPLKRFFNRINPRLNEYNLLMGLCRQMRRIVNIAKNDRS, from the coding sequence ATGCTTGAGAACATCGACGTCATTCTCTTCCGCCCCAAGTACCCCGAGAACATCGGCTCCGTGGCCAGGGCCTGCCTGAACATGGGCTGCGGCCAGATCGTGCTGGTGGATCCATGGAATTGGGACCAGGGCAAAGCCCTGCCACTGGCCACCCACCACGCGGGGCACCTCTTGGAGAACATCCGCATCCATGGGACCCTGGCCGAAGCTCTGGCGCCCTATTCCTTCGCCTACGGCACCACGGCCAGGACCGGCGGCTGGCGCCAGGGCATCCAGACGCCGGAGGAGGCCGCCCCGCGCATCGTCGAGCAGCGCAATGCCGGCGGCACGATCGCCATCGTCTTCGGCCCCGAGGACAAGGGGCTGACCAACGAGGAAACAGACCTCTGCAACCAGCTCCTGACCATCCCCACCACCGACAACCTGACCTCGCTGAACCTGAGCCAGGCGGTCATGGTCGTGCTTTACGAGTGCTTCAAAAAATCCCTGGCCAAACCTTTCAAAGTGGCGGGCCAGCCCAAGGATCGCTACATCAACAGCGAGGAGCGGGAAGTCCTCTTCAACCAGCTGCGCGAAACCCTGATCGAAATCGACTTCCTCAACAAGGACAACCCGGAATACTTCATGCTGCCGCTGAAGCGCTTCTTCAACCGCATCAACCCGCGCCTGAACGAATACAACCTGCTCATGGGCCTCTGCCGCCAGATGAGACGGATCGTGAACATCGCCAAAAACGACAGATCATAG
- a CDS encoding transposase: MPCNPKIHRRRSIRLPNYDYSRSGAYFVTICVQGRSCLFGHVLDGEIRLNEAGVMLNRWYNELMRKFDDIACDAWVCMPNHVHFIVINTGHACPHNDSVGADLRVRPALHARPNMGEHVVSVEMGEHVGEGEHVGSPLRRVVQWFKTMSTNEYIRSVKQHGWQPFFGRLWQRNYWEHIVRDESELNRIREYIATNPVRWEMDRLHPDQGLREISAMYGVGHPADDADWMI, from the coding sequence ATGCCGTGCAATCCAAAAATCCATCGTCGACGTTCCATTCGGTTGCCGAATTATGATTATTCCCGGTCTGGTGCGTATTTTGTGACCATATGCGTGCAGGGTCGGTCGTGCCTGTTTGGCCATGTGCTGGATGGGGAAATACGACTGAACGAAGCGGGTGTGATGTTGAATCGTTGGTATAATGAATTGATGCGTAAATTTGATGACATTGCCTGCGACGCCTGGGTGTGCATGCCGAACCATGTCCATTTCATCGTCATCAATACCGGCCACGCCTGTCCGCATAATGATTCCGTAGGGGCGGACCTACGTGTCCGCCCTGCCTTACACGCCCGCCCAAACATGGGCGAACATGTGGTTTCGGTGGAAATGGGCGAACACGTTGGGGAGGGCGAACACGTAGGTTCGCCCCTACGTCGTGTGGTGCAATGGTTTAAAACGATGTCGACCAATGAATATATTCGCAGCGTGAAACAACACGGATGGCAACCGTTTTTCGGTCGGTTATGGCAACGTAATTATTGGGAACACATCGTACGCGACGAATCGGAATTGAATCGCATCCGGGAATATATCGCCACCAATCCTGTGCGATGGGAAATGGATCGGTTGCATCCGGACCAGGGATTGCGGGAAATATCGGCCATGTATGGGGTTGGCCATCCGGCGGATGATGCGGATTGGATGATATGA
- a CDS encoding PLP-dependent aminotransferase family protein, whose amino-acid sequence MRLALDSDSSEPVYAQISGHFRHSILSDNLLPGVRLPAVRVLAANLGVSRGTVESAYAELLAEGLITSRQGSGFYVLPHAPGETGGFPRAGGWPAWQDRLRYGGFEAMNAYLPEVSRQTDWIALDGGACDPRLFPMDEFRRLLGQVMRRDGAAAVEYGEIAGFGPLRATLAQVLASQGIQTGPGNILITAGSQQALSLVAGLILPPGSSVVVERPTYAGALDVFRSRNLRIHTVGLDEDGLDVDELEGILSRHKPGLIYTIPNFHNPTGACLSGQRRRQLLSLAGRFDVPVLEDDYVGDIRYEGHAQPTLKSLDPDGRVIYMSTFSKMLIPGLRVGFVVADGPVYAHLLRSKRCHDLATCNLIQRALKDYVSVGRYAAHLQRSCTLYRRRRDAMLAALERHMPSECSWLRPKGGLFVWLRLPGGIKASELLPNACEEGVIFAPGGNFHLDPAQGEGFMRLNFASNSEEVIEEGIRRLGMAMGGRAGT is encoded by the coding sequence ATGCGCCTGGCACTGGATTCTGATTCCTCCGAGCCCGTTTACGCCCAGATCAGTGGCCATTTCCGCCACAGCATCTTGTCCGACAACCTGCTGCCCGGGGTCCGGCTGCCTGCGGTCCGCGTCCTGGCCGCGAATCTGGGCGTGAGCCGGGGCACGGTGGAGAGCGCCTACGCCGAACTTCTGGCCGAGGGGCTGATCACTTCCCGGCAGGGCAGCGGTTTTTACGTGCTGCCTCATGCGCCGGGCGAAACCGGCGGTTTTCCCCGCGCCGGTGGGTGGCCCGCCTGGCAGGACCGTCTGCGTTACGGCGGTTTCGAGGCCATGAACGCCTATTTGCCGGAGGTCAGCCGCCAGACGGACTGGATCGCCCTGGACGGCGGGGCCTGCGACCCGCGCCTTTTTCCCATGGACGAGTTCAGAAGGCTCTTGGGGCAGGTCATGCGCCGGGACGGGGCGGCGGCCGTGGAGTACGGGGAGATCGCCGGATTCGGGCCCCTGCGTGCCACCCTGGCCCAGGTTCTGGCCAGCCAGGGCATCCAGACCGGGCCCGGCAACATTCTCATCACCGCCGGGTCCCAGCAGGCCCTTTCCCTGGTTGCCGGCCTGATCCTGCCTCCCGGATCAAGCGTGGTCGTGGAGCGTCCGACCTATGCCGGGGCCCTGGACGTGTTCCGCTCCCGGAACCTGCGCATTCACACCGTGGGCCTGGACGAGGACGGCCTGGACGTGGACGAGCTGGAAGGGATTTTAAGCCGCCACAAGCCGGGTCTCATCTACACCATCCCCAATTTTCACAACCCCACGGGCGCCTGCCTCAGCGGGCAGCGCCGCAGACAGCTCCTCAGCCTTGCCGGACGCTTCGACGTGCCGGTACTGGAGGACGATTACGTCGGCGATATCCGCTACGAGGGACACGCCCAACCCACGCTCAAGTCTCTCGACCCGGATGGGCGGGTCATCTACATGAGCACTTTTTCCAAGATGCTCATCCCCGGCCTGCGCGTGGGTTTCGTGGTCGCCGACGGCCCGGTCTACGCCCACCTGCTACGTTCCAAACGCTGTCACGACCTGGCCACCTGCAACCTGATCCAGCGGGCGCTCAAGGATTACGTGTCCGTGGGCCGCTATGCCGCCCACCTGCAACGTTCCTGCACCCTCTATCGACGTCGCCGGGACGCCATGCTCGCGGCCCTGGAGCGGCATATGCCCTCGGAATGCTCCTGGCTGCGCCCCAAGGGCGGATTGTTCGTGTGGCTGCGCTTGCCGGGAGGAATCAAGGCCTCGGAACTGCTCCCCAATGCTTGCGAGGAAGGCGTGATTTTCGCGCCGGGAGGAAATTTTCATCTCGATCCGGCCCAGGGCGAAGGGTTCATGCGGCTCAATTTCGCCTCCAACAGCGAGGAGGTCATCGAAGAGGGGATCAGGAGGCTGGGGATGGCGATGGGGGGCAGGGCGGGTACGTAG